A genomic region of Tamandua tetradactyla isolate mTamTet1 chromosome 2, mTamTet1.pri, whole genome shotgun sequence contains the following coding sequences:
- the TMEM215 gene encoding transmembrane protein 215, with the protein MRPDDINPRTGLVVALVSVFLVFGFMFTVSGMKGETLGNIPLLAIGPAICLPGIAAIALARKTEGCTKWPENELLWARKLPCFRKPKDKEVVELLRTPSDLESGKGSSDELAKKASLRGKPPPQGQSEVPTASSITTPTPTEEGECQSLIPSGHQETSRYLDGYCPSGSSLAYSALDAKCSAWDRSECPEPEDSIFFVPQDSIIVCSYKQNSPYDKYCCYINQSQGRWEHETIV; encoded by the coding sequence ATGAGGCCTGATGACATTAACCCGAGGACTGGGCTGGTGGTGGCCCTGGTCAGTGTTTTCCTGGTCTTTGGCTTCATGTTCACCGTCTCTGGTATGAAAGGGGAGACGCTGGGAAACATCCCCCTTCTGGCCATCGGGCCAGCCATCTGCCTACCAGGCATTGCAGCCATTGCTCTGGCCAGAAAAACCGAGGGATGCACCAAGTGGCCGGAGAATGAGCTACTCTGGGCGCGCAAACTGCCCTGCTTCCGGAAACCCAAGGACAAGGAAGTGGTGGAACTGCTGAGGACCCCTTCGGACCTTGAGTCGGGCAAGGGGAGCTCAGATGAGCTGGCTAAGAAGGCGAGCCTCAGGGGGAAGCCTCCCCCGCAGGGACAGAGTGAGGTGCCTACTGCCAGCTCCATCACCACTCCCACGCCCACAGAGGAAGGAGAATGCCAGAGCCTGATCCCAAGTGGGCATCAGGAGACATCCAGATACCTGGACGGCTACTGTCCCTCAGGCAGTTCACTCGCCTACAGTGCCTTGGACGCCAAGTGCTCAGCCTGGGACAGGTCTGAGTGTCCTGAGCCTGAGGACAGCATCTTCTTTGTACCCCAGGACAGTATCATCGTTTGCTCCTACAAGCAGAACAGCCCCTATGACAAATACTGTTGTTACATCAATCAGAGTCAAGGCAGGTGGGAACACGAGACGATAGTCTAA